Proteins encoded in a region of the Megalops cyprinoides isolate fMegCyp1 chromosome 3, fMegCyp1.pri, whole genome shotgun sequence genome:
- the LOC118774124 gene encoding sprouty-related, EVH1 domain-containing protein 2-like, with product MERDVVRVRAVVMTRDDSSGGWVPLGGGGLSHVAICKGRSPEGKGRRDYFIRGERLRDRAPVLECAVQRGLVYNKVNPIFHHWRVEDRKFGLTFQSPSDAISFEQGLHSAIDQLERGSDSPPSSTPEEGDTEDDGQASHTGSESSSNSRKEMLPRPITIVTSESSSACFVLPPATEDFGYGTGHSTTTQTPAQIHVHPVEHQPSQAPVLGHPAPPAVAPAAPSPLSPLSPTLSLLEQGDIKDLWGVRGYEDYRRAEAERTGGGVVMGLGGGGGSQDKSELSVVRFEKEQAGLGEMTVTLDTKASQQLSSSSSPTCVSGPHAVTSAPPSPSSCCLHASLSTPRSRTRKRGGGGHDCGLGLSGSPSGGVCPAEDSPCPAPSPRSSRCVYCRSLFSASENGRGRCRDAPDPALRCLRQWTCVWCAESLLYHCASDPEGEFWEPCSCEDQQGSCLHPLCCARWTALLALSLLVPCMCCYLPLCACLRCGERCGCCGGKHKAVR from the exons ATGGAGCGCGA TGTGGTGCGCGTTCGCGCAGTGGTAATGACACGTGACGACTCCAGCGGCGGGTGGGTGCCCCTGGGGGGCGGCGGCCTCAGTCACGTGGCCATCTGTAAGGGGCGGAGTCCGGAAGGCAAGGGGCGGAGAGACTACTTCATCCGAGGGGAGAGGCTACGGGATCGCGCG CCAGTGCTGGAGTGCGCGGTGCAGAGGGGGCTGGTATATAACAAGGTCAACCCCATCTTCCATCACTGGCGCGTGGAGGACCGAAAATTTGGTCTGACTTTTCAGAGCCCATCTGATGCCATCTCCTTCGAGCAGGGGCTCCACAGCGCCATTGACCAGCTGGAGAGAG GATCAGACTCCCCACCTTCCTCCACCCCAGAAGAGGGTGACACTGAAGACGATGGCCAAGCT TCTCACACAGGGAGTGAGTCATCCTCCAACAGCAGGAAGGAAATGCTGCCCAGACCCATCACCATAGTGACCAGCGAGTCCTCTTCCGCCTGCTTTGTGCTGCCTCCCGCCACAGAGGATTTTGGGTACGGGACTGGCCACTCCACCACCACACAGACCCCTGCTCAG ATCCATGTTCACCCAGTGGAGCACCAGCCCTCACAAGCTCCTGTGCTGGGACACCCGGCACCCCCGGCAGTGGCACCTGCTGCCCCGTcacctctctcacccctctccccaaccCTATCTTTGCTGGAACAGGGTGACATTAAGGACCTGTGGGGTGTGCGCGGGTACGAGGATTACCGAAGGGCAGAGGCGGAACGGACCGGGGGGGGAGTGGTCATGGGattgggaggagggggcggtTCTCAGGACAAATCGGAGCTGTCTGTGGTCCGCTTCGAGAAGGAGCAGGCAGGACTGGGCGAGATGACGGTGACCCTGGACACCAAGGCCTCGCAgcagctctcctcctcctcctcgcccaCCTGCGTGTCCGGGCCCCACGCCGTGACCAGCGCGCCGCCGTCACCCTCGTCCTGCTGCCTCCAcgcctccctctccaccccgcgCTCGCGGACCCGGAAGCGAGGGGGCGGCGGCCACGACTGCGGCCTGGGCCTGTCGGGCTCGCCCTCGGGGGGCGTGTGCCCGGCCGAGGACagcccctgccccgccccgtcGCCCCGCTCCTCCCGCTGCGTGTACTGCCGCTCCCTCTTCAGCGCCTCGGAGAACGGGCGTGGCCGTTGCCGCGACGCCCCGGACCCGGCGCTGCGCTGCCTGCGCCAGTGGACGTGCGTGTGGTGCGCCGAGAGCCTGCTGTACCACTGCGCCTCGGACCCTGAGGGCGAGTTCTGGGAGCCCTGCTCGTGCGAAGACCAGCAGGGCAGCTGCCTGCACCCCCTGTGCTGCGCCCGCTGGACGGCCCTCctcgccctctccctcctgGTGCCCTGCATGTGCTGCTACCTGCCCCTGTGCGCCTGCCTGCGCTGTGGAGAGCGCTGCGGCTGTTGCGGGGGGAAGCACAAGGCCGTGCGGTGA